One Myripristis murdjan chromosome 17, fMyrMur1.1, whole genome shotgun sequence DNA segment encodes these proteins:
- the LOC115375622 gene encoding arylsulfatase I-like, with protein MHTAAASVAAAAAVCVCVCVLSLTAAHSTHNLMQDQEDAHTQSHEASGEQKRQPHIIFILTDDQGYNDIGYHNPSIKTPTLDKLAAEGVRLENYYVQPICTPSRSQLMTGRYQIHTGLQHSIIRPRQPSCLPSHMDTLPQRLQQAGYATHMVGKWHLGFYRKACLPTRKGFDSFFGSLTGSVGYYSYGSCDGPGLCGFDLHDDEDVAWGQGGRYSTLLYTQRVRKILERHDPTARPLFLLLSLQAVHTPLQPPKSYIYPYRDMTNVVRRKFAAMVSTVDEAVRNVTYALRKFGYYRNSVIIYSTDNGAQPFTGGSNWPLRGRKGTYWEGGVRGVAFVHSPLLRRRRRVSNALLHITDWFPTLVNLAGGNVSQSQGLDGFDVWPAISEGKESPRHEILHNIDPLHKPAAPMKAWADHKTAPGKKKKGASGTTIKAKASKKPKKKVKKQQPKQWSKFGSKLKTSLEPWDISQHVPKPKPKSRPLLKAKIKPKTQKTKFKPKPRPLPKAKIKPKAEKSKLKPLSKSQVFSQPEPVSLNQLHVRSQSGPSLHQNLSLSGPPRPKSQTQTHPHFKSKPKRDISQYQNLSLSGTPHPDVTTRPTPPLTLQSSQSAEPVWDTSVQAAIRVGDWKLLTGDPGHGDWVPPQVVSSLPGRWWNLERAYASAYKTAAQKTVWLFNITDDPYERWDLAERRPDVVQRLLARLAFYNQTAVPVYFPPDDPRANPDRHGGAWVPWVDEDEEEEQYKGVYEKGKTRKKKKREKKRKKKCMLCKLKSFFMNLNTQMMSNRI; from the exons ATGCACACGGCGGCGGCGTcagtggcggcggcggcggctgtgtgtgtgtgtgtgtgtgtgctgagcctGACTGCAGCGCACTCCACACACAACCTGATGCAAGACCAGGAGGACGCACACACGCAGAGCCATGAAGCGTCCGGGGAGCAGAAGAGGCAGCCGCACATCATATTTATCCTCACTGATGatcag GGCTACAACGACATCGGCTACCACAACCCGTCCATCAAGACCCCCACACTGGACAAGCTGGCGGCCGAGGGCGTGAGGTTGGAGAACTACTACGTCCAGCCCATCTGCACTCCGTCACGCAGCCAGCTCATGACCGGCAG GTACCAGATCCACACGGgactgcagcactccatcatcAGACCTCGCCAGCCGAGCTGTCTGCCTTCACACATGGACACGCTGCCGCAGAGGCTCCAGCAGGCCGGCTACGCCACGCACATGGTGGGCAAGTGGCACCTGGGTTTCTACAG GAAAGCGTGTCTGCCCACCAGGAAAGGTTTTGACAGTTTCTTTGGCTCCTTAACAGGAAGTGTTGGTTACTACAG CTACGGGTCCTGTGACGGCCCAGGCCTGTGCGGGTTCGATCTCCATGACGACGAGGACGTGGCGTGGGGTCAGGGCGGGAGGTACTCCACCCTGCTGTACACGCAGAGGGTCCGGAAGATTCTGGAGCGCCACGACCCCACAGCCAGGCCgctcttcctgctgctgtccCTGCAG GCGGTCCACACCCCCCTGCAGCCCCCCAAGTCCTACATCTACCCCTACCGCGACATGACCAACGTCGTCAGGAGGAAGTTTGCCGCCATGGTTTCCACGGTGGACGAGGCGGTGCGCAACGTCACCTACGCCCTCAGGAAGTTCGGCTACTACCGGAACAGCGTCATCATCTACTCCACCGACAACGGGGCCCAGCCGTTCACAGGCGGCAGCAACTGGCCTCTACGGGGCCGCAAG GGTACGTACTGGGAGGGGGGAGTTCGTGGCGTGGCGTTCGTGCACAGCCCCCTGCTGAGGCGCAGGAGGAGAGTCTCCAACGCTCTGCTCCACATCACCGACTGGTTCCCCACGCTGGTGAACCTGGCCGGGGGCAACGTCAGCCAG aGCCAGGGCCTGGACGGGTTTGATGTTTGGCCAGCCATCAGCGAAGGGAAGGAGTCACCTCGTCATGAGATCCTTCACAACATCGACCCTCTGCACAAACCTGCCGCTCCAATGAAGGCCTGGGCCGACCACAAGACGGCCCctgggaagaagaagaagggagcCTCAG GTACTACAATTAAAGCCAAGGCCTCCAAGAAGCCCAAGAAGAAGGTCAAGAAGCAGCAACCAAAGCAGTGGTCTAAGTTTGGGTCCAAGTTAAAGACCTCTCTGGAGCCGTGGGACATTTCTCAGCACGTACCTAAGCCCAAGCCCAAATCCAGGCCGCTTCTCAAAGCCAAGATCAAACCcaaaactcaaaaaacaaaattcaaacctAAACCCAGGCCCCTTCCCAAAGCCAAGATTAaacccaaagctgaaaaatcaAAACTCAAACCCTTATCCAAGTCTCAAGTCTTTTCTCAGCCCGAGCCCGTCTCACTGAACCAGCTGCATGTGCGGTCCCAGTCCGGTCCGTCTCTCCACCAGAACCTTTCGCTGTCAGGACCGCCCCGGCCCAAATCCCAAACTCAGACCCACCCGCATTTCAAGTCGAAGCCCAAGCGGGACATTTCCCAGTACCAGAACCTGTCGCTGTCAGGAACACCCCACCCCGACGTCACGACTCGACCCACGCCCCCGCTGACGCTCCAGTCCTCCCAGTCGGCCGAGCCGGTGTGGGACACATCGGTCCAGGCTGCCATCAGAGTCGGGGACTGGAAGCTGCTCACAGGAGACCCGGGCCATGGAGACTGGGTTCCCCCGCAG GTGGTCAGCAGTCTCCCCGGCCGCTGGTGGAACCTCGAGCGCGCCTACGCATCCGCGTACAAAACGGCCGCCCAGAAAACCGTGTGGCTGTTCAACATCACAGACGACCCGTACGAGCGCTGGGACCTGGCGGAGCGGCGGCCCGACGTGGTGCAGCGCCTGCTCGCCCGGCTCGCCTTCTACAACCAGACGGCGGTGCCGGTTTACTTCCCGCCGGACGACCCGCGAGCCAATCCCGACCGGCACGGGGGAGCCTGGGTGCCCTGGGTGGAcgaagacgaggaagaggagcagtACAAAGGGGTGTACGAGAAAGGCAAGaccaggaagaagaagaagagggaaaagaagaggaaaaagaagtgCATGCTGTGCAAGCTGAAGTCGTTCTTCATGAACCTCAACACCCAGATGATGTCCAATCGGATTTGA